The following are from one region of the Melospiza melodia melodia isolate bMelMel2 chromosome 14, bMelMel2.pri, whole genome shotgun sequence genome:
- the ARSI gene encoding arylsulfatase I yields MAVYALTGFSLVSLLSFGYLSWDWMKPSLVADVATDPMEKSPPPTFTRPPHIIFILTDDQGYHDIGYHGSDIQTPTLDRLAAEGVKLENYYIQPICTPSRSQLITGRYQIHTGLQHSIIRPRQPNCLPLDQVTLPQKLQEAGYSTHMVGKWHLGFYKKECLPTRRGFDTFLGSLTGNVDYYTYDNCDGPDVCGYDLHEGEDVAWDQSGKYSTFLYAQRVSKILASHSPKEPIFIYVAFQAVHTPLQSPKEYIYRYRSMGNVARRKYAAMVTCMDEAVKNITWALKKYGYYDNSVIVFSTDNGGQTFSGGSNWPLRGRKGTYWEGGVRGIGFVHSPLIKRKCRTSWALVHITDWYPTLVSLARGNLSNVQGLDGYDVWPAISEGKESPRTEILHNIDPLYNHAKYGSLEDGFGIWNTAVQASIRVGEWKLLTGDPGYSDWIPPQTLTNFPGSWWNLERLTDGPRKSVWLFNITADPYERYDLSEQRPDVVRSLLLRLVHYNRTAIPVRYPAENPRAHPDFNGGAWGPWATEDEEEEWEGGRESLKGRNKKKKKKCKICKLRSFFRKLNTRLMSNRI; encoded by the exons ATGGCCGTCTATGCCCTCACGGGCTTCTCGCTCGTCAGCCTGCTCAGCTTTGGCTATTTGTCCTGGGACTGGATGAAGCCCAGTTTGGTGGCTGATGTGGCCACAGACCCCATGGAGAAATCACCGCCTCCCACCTTCACCAGGCCACCCCACATCATCTTCATTCTGACCGACGACCAGGGCTACCACGATATCGGCTATCACGGCTCAGATATCCAGACACCGACGCTGGacaggctggcagcagagggTGTGAAGCTGGAGAACTACTACATCCAGCCCATCTGCACCCCGTCCCGGAGCCAGCTGATAACTGGCAG GTACCAGATCCACACAGGATTGCAGCACTCCATCATCCGCCCTCGGCAGCCCAACTGCCTGCCCCTGGACCAGGTCACCCTGCCGCAGAAGCTGCAGGAGGCCGGCTACTCCACACACATGGTGGGCAAGTGGCACCTGGGCTTCTACAAGAAGGAGTGCCTGCCCACTCGCCGGGGCTTCGACACCTTCCTGGGCTCCCTGACAGGCAACGTGGATTACTACACCTACGACAACTGCGACGGGCCCGACGTCTGCGGCTACGACCTGCACGAGGGGGAGGACGTGGCGTGGGACCAGAGCGGGAAATATTCCACCTTCCTCTATGCCCAGCGAGTCAGCAAGATCCTGGCATCCCACAGCCCCAAGGAGCCCATCTTCATCTACGTGGCCTTCCAAGCGGTGCACACGCCCCTGCAGTCCCCCAAGGAGTACATCTACCGCTACCGCTCCATGGGCAATGTCGCCCGCCGCAAGTACGCGGCCATGGTCACCTGCATGGACGAGGCGGTCAAGAACATCACCTGGGCCCTCAAGAAGTATGGGTACTATGACAACAGTGTGATCGTGTTCTCCACGGATAACGGTGGGCAGACCTTCTCCGGGGGAAGCAACTGGCCGCTGCGGGGTCGCAAAGGGACGTACTGGGAAGGGGGAGTGCGGGGCATTGGTTTTGTGCACAGTCCCCTGATCAAGCGCAAGTGTCGGACAAGCTGGGCGCTGGTTCACATTACAGACTGGTACCCTACTCTGGTCAGCCTGGCCAGGGGCAACCTGAGCAATGTCCAAGGCTTGGATGGCTACGATGTCTGGCCTGCTATCAGTGAGGGTAAGGAGTCGCCACGCACTGAAATCCTGCACAACATTGACCCCTTGTACAACCATGCCAAGTACGGCTCCTTGGAGGACGGCTTCGGCATCTGGAACACGGCTGTGCAAGCTTCCATCAGGGTTGGGGAGTGGAAGCTCCTCACTGGCGACCCAGGGTACAGCGACTGGATACCCCCACAGACCCTGACCAACttcccagggagctggtggaacCTGGAGCGTCTCACCGATGGCCCGAGGAAGTCCGTGTGGCTCTTCAACATCACCGCCGACCCCTACGAGCGCTACGACCTCTCAGAGCAGCGGCCAGACGTGGTCAGGAGCCTCCTGCTGAGGCTGGTGCACTACAACCGCACGGCCATCCCGGTGCGCTACCCTGCCGAGAACCCCCGCGCTCACCCCGACTTCAACGGCGGCGCCTGGGGACCGTGGGCcactgaggatgaggaggaggagtgggaaggagGCCGGGAGTCCctgaaaggcaggaacaagaagaagaagaagaagtgcaAGATCTGCAAGCTGCGCTCCTTCTTCCGCAAGCTGAACACCAGGCTCATGTCCAACCGCATCTGA